The sequence below is a genomic window from Plasmodium coatneyi strain Hackeri chromosome 13, complete sequence.
GCCTGCAAACTTGTCGCTCCCTTCTGTTGCACTTTTCAGTTCATTCCATATTTGTTCTCCTACCCAGTAGTAGAGAAAATGCCAACGGTCTTTATAGTGTGGATACCCCTCGTACGGTTTCATGTTGGACACAAAACAGTAGGCTCCTTGAATCTTGTGAATTATATTTGCAATTGCATTGTTACAACATTTAGTCAACTTGCTCGTTATACTGTTTTCGCTCTCATCTTCACAGTCGCGGACGTTGCTTCTCCCAAGTGGACCATAgaaatatacatgtgcaggtAAGTCCTCTTCATTCAGCGGCtataaatatgaacaattgacgaaagaaggaagaggagtgtagaatatatacataagtaGGTGTTTTCATATATTCCTATATTTCAATTATATACCGCAATAGGTTTAGCGTGCACTACATGTATGTGAAAATGCTAAACaagtaaaaaggaaacatgtaattttttttccttccttctttttttttcttcctcttacgTTTGTTGATGTTGACATGGTTTATGTATGCGTATATTTCCTTATATAGGttcttatatgtgtataatataaCATCTTCTTTTAAGgatgttgttcatatatgttcatgtCGAACAAATATTTGAAATGTTCCACATGTTCTATGTTAATTATAGGTGTGAATATTGGGAATTTTGggactttttatttttcttttcttctttttttaagcaaaGAAACATATTCCCTTAGTTCCTGGTGCAATGGTAACATAttttaagtacatatatatatatatcaggATTattgtatgtgcacatatataatttaaaggCAGAAATGTGAACAAATATGTAGGAATGGCAGAATAAGGGACAGAACAAGGGTAGGAGGAATCTTTAATTCCGCATACTTCATTCCTTATGCATGGACCTATTATATTGTTAGGATTTATTGTTCAATTGTAGTGTGCTTATTTGTCCAATTATTGTAAGTTCTTATGCAACACGAACACTGACActactatttattttattcgtccattacatatataagattgcaattttctttccttaggtGAAAATTTTCAGTTGTGTACAACGAACTTCCATTTTAgttttatttaaaagaatggattattaaaaaaaaaaattattaataattattaaggaattattattaattattagTAATTATTACTAActattaataattattagTAATTACcaataattaataataatttattaatatatgtatgtaatgaACAGTTCAACATGCACGCAGTACTtcaccttcccttttttcctttatgcatgtgtacatatactgttcaatatgtaataaataaagcATACATTTATGAAATATTTAATgataggaagaaataatatagtgGGAATATGTTCCATCCATTGtatgaagagaaggaaaggaaaggaatttACGTATGTTTATGATAAAAATTCGTAATATACACCCTCACCCATTCAATTATTTATGATCGTGCAGCTATTATAgtaaattccctttttttttatttttttctcacaaaaaaaaaataatttctacAAAACTCATTCATATGCATGtggaatatgtgcacatattatatatgttaccTCAGCTACGCCACTCTCTTCCATCgcccatcctttccttctatattttgtgcacatatatatattaaagtattccttccttcccccttccatttttattttattccattttattttatttttattttatttcattttattttattctttatttttctttctttatgcGCATAATGTAAATACCTTatccctatatatatatttgaaaatattacattcaaCCAATGAACTGAGTTTTTGCTCATCCTTGGTCTTCTAACCCATCCGAGGTTCTACACCTTCTTCCtctctttcttcccctttttgaataCTTATTATATTTCATACATTAGAACATCCTttctatctttttttttttttttttacagtgtatatttatactacacatttaaaaaattagtacgatattattccctttttttttttttattttttttttttggggtgtTAAGTTTCAAAAGGGTTAAATAAGAAGAGAAGacgaaaggaagggaaatgaagaaaataaaaaaaaaggaacgttaTTTTTAGTCTTCATGCTTTATAAACTTTGCGCTTACTTGTGCTCCCTCTGGGGGGGGGTATATTACATTTAATATTACATGTGATGTTCCATGTGATGTTCACATGTGACGTTCTACATACAATAGAACATATTACATGTtgtgataactaatattcgtctttctttgtctttgttgttgatgtccttttctattgtttgttcttcttctattgGATGGCGGCGCTGAGTATTCTGTTATGGAATCGGTTATTGTGGAACTGTCCACTGTAGAAGAagtttcttctgttgttgttaaGGTATCGTCGTCGTCAACTGAAGACTTGTTAAAATGTCGTTCCACTGGactccctctttttcttttgttcctttccttaggGAAGGTGCCATCTATTCCagagaataaattggtatactaagacAGAAAAGGGAGTGGAAAGAGGGGGTGtgagggtggaaggaatatgtacatatacatgtagacatatatacacatatatataagtacatatatgtccatatgtacgtatatatatacacatatgtatatatatatataactatatatattcatggatataacatatatatatgtatgcatatatatatgtagtggttttggtggtaattataattatgtactttatataagagGAAAACAGCCGCTGGTAGACCGAGTGCGGCAAGTGTGGAAGAAACTATGGGGGCAATGCTCCTGCTGCTTTCAGCAGCACCCTCCACCTCTGGTGATGCTGGTGATAGGTGGGATGACGTTTCTTTCGGCACTGTAGCAACTTTGGAAGACAACACTTCCAAGCAGGAAAGGAGATTTTTCTCATCCCCTTCATCGTCAGATGGTGGAAGGTCCTGTTCAGACGCTGCTTTGGACTTCAAGTCTTCCGGTTTTGGGATAGTACCATTCTGGAACTTCTTATTCCAGAATTCTTTACAGAAGTCATCATTATTAGTTGGACAATTTGCTTGCACTCTTCCATAAGCATCTTGAGCATCTTTCAAATACTCTCCATAGGCTGTACTACAGGGGGCGTCATTCTCCATTAGTTGTTTCCATATAGTTCTATAATCGtaataataatcgaatactttttttctccgttgGAGGAAGCCCCCGTCATTAGTATTGTCAATAGTTCCATAACTACATGGACCGTTGTTGCCTCCTAATTTAGTGTATATTTGTTGCATAATAGTTGGAAGTGAAGTATTCCATCCACTCAATTTACCATGCAGTTGGtctcctaaccaaaaataaaaaaagtcacaCAGCACCCCCACCTTACAAGGTGGATTTTCTGTACTAACCTTAGATAAAAGACACCATGCACCCGCTATTAGCTCTAAAGAAACTGTACTATATGCCCCCATCCTTAAATTATCCCCtaaaatttcttctattcCTTGTATCCAGGTGCTGATGTTATCACATTGATGATGTTTGCCATTCTTCTGTTCGAATGCTGCGTACACTTTTCTGGACGGTAATGTATTCACATTACAGTAATTCTGATCCTATGAATATGAGAAGggtaatgtatatgtatgtacttccATACAGGTTCCTTCTATTGTAtattgtgcacataaaatgcTATATGGAcaccacatacatatacattttaatatacacctattttttttttttttttttttttaatgaggaaaaaataaataaatgaaaagggggaggggttattacttttttcaccatggtttaattgtgtacattgattttgtatatgtggaatatgaatttatattagaatgtgttcatatattcatgcagaatacatatatgcacgaTAATTTTGtctgttccttcattttgaattgttatgaaatttttattcccctccattaataatacatattgtttaatttttcaccaGATACaatatacaatacatatgtatcCGAATcagtatacacatatatgtaaagaaaaaagtagaaataattagggtgagaataaaaaaaaaaaaaaaaatgtacagagAGCATAGTCctttatatacattcctttattCATGTACCCCTATGATATTAGAGTAGTTTGTATAGGGgttattcataatatatgattatgttatattattatttatttatacctCATGCGCGTTCTaattattacatatgtacaaaggagcggaatatttttccctaacATGCAATTTCAGCgtgtattattaatttaGCGTGTACTATGAATTTACATTATACTGCTATTATTAAATGGATTATGaaggagaattttttccttaacgtACATATTGTTGAGCCTCTATATATaggggaaatatatttttttcttcccttctataCACATGTGCCTGTATTTATTCGCTTCCTCCCTGTGGAgcatgaatttataaaatgaaggaataagaaggaagtaggATATAATACAGAAGGAAGTGTGTGTTCATGgtaattaaggaaaaagaaaggaaaagaagagaaaaaagaaaaaagaagagagaaaaaaaagcaaaatagtgtaaaatagaaaagaaaaaaatatttcatttcaTTTCCTTACACACTCTATGAATTCTGTGTGTGAACTGTGCGGACTTTGTGTGCGGTGAtcatttataattattgttccttccgtGGGGAGCATCGTGTGCATTTAATGATGTGTTCTATACATTTAATGATGTGTGACGTGTTCTACATGGCATGGTAACGTACGTTGTTCTTTCTTCGTTGATGTTGATGTTGCTGCTGCCTACTATTATTCGTTCCTCTGTTCGCTCTGTTGGAGGTAGCTCGTCCATTGTACTCAGTAAAATTTCCAACAGAGCCTATGGTTGAAGGTGCTATTGTGGTGGAAGCTACTGTAGAGTCATCGCTTGTGTATGTCGTTAATGTGTCGCCCTCTGTTAGAGTGTCCTCAAAGATATGTTTGGTTgctcttttatttctacttcTATTGTTACTTCCTCCAAAGGTGTTATGTATTCCagagaataaattggtatactaataAAGGAGGACgtggtggaaggaggtgGGTGCGTGggtaggaatatatatatattgttatatatggaagtgtacatacatatacataaatatgcatatatatatatgcacgtatatgtacatggagcacatattttttctaattattaccttatataaaaaaaaggagatggCGGGTATTCCAATTGTAGCAAGTCCACCAGCAGCAGACACAGCAGGTACGATACCACTACCACTATCATTACCCCCCTGTGATAATTGACTTGTTGATGTTGCTTCTGATGATGCAGCATTAATTGCTGAAGACAACTGTTCGATACAAGAACTAAGATTTTCCACCTCGTCCGATACAAGCACCTCTGTGGACACTGATTCACATTTCAAGTCTTCGGGTTTTGGAACTTTTCcatcaccaccactaccaccATCACCATTGCCCTGGAACTGATTCCAAAATTTGTTCCAGTAATTATCCCCACTAACTGAAGAACTTGCTCCTACTTGGTTATAAGCACTATTAGCTGCTGTCAGGTAGGAGTTATATTCCGTAGTACAAGGAGACCCTTGTGAAGAGCAATCCTTCAGGTTCTTTTTTATAGTTTTATAGTCATGTAGATAAtcaaatattaattttctttGAGGGAAAAGATCACTATCAACATTCTCGTGCATAGTCTGATACTTGCATTTACCGTCGGGGCCTCCTAATTTAATGTAGATGTTCTCCATAATATTCTGAAGTGTAGTAGCTCTTCCCAAATTCTTAGATAACATATCTCCCaaccaaaaatagaagaagttGCACAACTTCTCTTTGCATGATGGTTGCTCCTTCTTTGTTTGCACTTTAGATAAAAGACACCAGGCCCCTACCATCtcttttgcatatttttcatcttcccATTCTTGtttcaatttattttctaatATACTCGTTATTCCCTGTGTCCAGGAACTGATATCCTTacatccatttttaccactCTTGAaacttttatatatttgtttggaaggtaattgaTTCATACATGGATAgtcctataaatatataattgacCAGAAGGGGGatataaatgtatgtatgtgtgtgtattcaTTACTATTCAATTTATTACACCAAAAATagaatattatatgcaccacatgaatatacaccATATTAATATACATCTTAATATacacctgtttttttttttttttttatggaaataaataaaccaTATtacttttaccatttttccttatatacatttgttgcgtatatgtacattgcttttgtatatatataatttgaatttatatgttataaaatttttgctGCTGCtcctgtatatatttatacatttgtaatatatatatgtgagaaTTTTGCCAATTTAAGGATGGTCATAGAAGAACGAATATGgaattttcattcttcctcctaTAGTGTACATTGCTCAATTTCTAAGGATAACGATGGCCCATtaggtatatatgcattgaattgatatgtacatataattaaggtAGAAACATTAACAGATGTTTCACagtaagaaaaatagaaCGTACCGGGAATGATttaaactttctttttctctcatATCTTTGCttgcttccttcatttatttttttatgatcattattattttattattctatTATGGGTGATTCCACCCACTTGGGAacaattattatattattatatatatcacGTTCCTACTATTATTGTATACAGAAGAATGTAGCTTCCctatttaagaaaaaattttcagcatacactattcattttatatgttttattattatttacagcGTTTCTGCAAAgctattcatatatatgcgtagtGTACAGTTCAACATTCACGGAGCACATTtctaccccttccttcccattttcaATACTGTTTAAACTCTATACATTTAAGTGCCCCGAATATCTTCTCCCGCAGCGCAGAAGTCGTCCGCACACCAATTCTTCTTAccgcccttttttccttacataaATAGAAttaggaaggaaatgtaaaaagaagaggagaaaaaaaaaagtgccagTTTATAAGTGTACACTTTTACgcaagtatataaatatatatataatggaccACATTCACATCTAATAGTGCTAGTGTATAGAATATTTTATATGGGCACAACAGCACATACCGAATTGTTAGGTCACATGTTGTAATGTGTGCACACCTGCATATATGAGTGTGCGCATATATTCCAATCTCCATATGCACATACGACGTTGTACAAAGGAAAGATCACATTAAAAATAGAACAACAACCCCTCTATCCCAcacccccaaaaaaaaaagaaaaaaaagtatatgtCCTAAATGGAACAATATACTCCGTTCACTTATATTATAGATGTACCACATTCTATGTAATGTTTTcacccctaataaccttccttccatccaattccttcctatttgtgtgtacatacacacacacgcacataattataatattctTCTCTCCATTatatgttactttttttaaaaaggggggcataCTTAAccaaaagaaatgaaggaaataacTAGTCGTTCGACGTCGAATAATAACTAACACTATATTCGTCATTAGTAGAAATAATGCTGCTATCCGTATCTATAGAGGATGATAGGACATCTTCCCTATTCTgttttacttctttcttccatttatttttcctttctcccaccttattccttccttttttccttattttttcatgtagAAAGGCACGAAGAGGGGTAAACTAAcacgaaacaaaaaaaggggggggaagtatgtgtacatgtatacatatatgtatacatacatatacatatataccaacatatgcatatatatacatatacacatatataccatatatatacatacatatatatgtagacatgtatatatacatatatatatatgtagatatatatatttatagaaTGGATACTAATAACTACTGAAGTATGTAATCATCTATTAGTGagaattccttctttaattccttttttttttttttttttcttccattgttgttgttgtcgtTGTTCTAACCTTATATGCTAATGGGATGAGAAGGAATACCAATATGAAGGTGGTGGTAGTAAATCCTTTAATTAGCTCTagtcttttttccttgtttctttgcctttgttctttttcgaAGATAGGGTCATATTGAAGTAATTGGGAATGGGCAATCCCTTTACAAGTGGACTTATCATCCATTAGTTTAATATCCGTACTATATTTATCTTGGAAAGCCTTTAATTCTTGATAGAAATCGTCAGCAGAACTATGACATGTGCTCATTGCCTTTATATAATCATTATAACAACTTTGCGTATAATGTGAGCATGATTTATCATAAGTACTTGCGCTTTGAGGGTACTGTGAGAGGAATGAAATTATCTTCTCATTATAATATAAATTGTATAAGAGGTCcatattttgtaaaatttctgGTTCtatattatgcatatattcatGCAAATTTGCACTATTCTTAAAAGATGTGCtattcttctcctttattttattaaaaaaatcgcTTACATCTATTTGATCAGCATTGTTAACACTTTCccctaattttttatttagccaataatttaaaaaatcacAATACCCAACTGATAATTCATTAGCACCTGGCTCAGCAGGCACCTCATTTTCATATTCCACAGATTTATAGAGTGCCACAAATTCTTTACATATTCCTTCGGCAGTTGAAGAAGACTTGAAACTCACGGTAGTATCTAACGAATTGCAATTTATTCCACCTGTAAGGGTGCTTTCCTTCGTTTTAGCACTACCTGCAATTCCATTGTAATAGGATGCATTCGCACAAAAggaatactaaaaaaaaaaaaaaaagaatgaggTGGCAATaattacataaatatatataaagagttCCTATTATAAAAATACCCTTCACACCcttacacacatatgttatatatgtgcaggaGCATACAATGCTTATTACataaatgtatgtgtgtCATATGTTTAGTGATgatgtatgtgtataattaCAATGGTATTCCCTCTTTCACATGGCATTTTGGTGCAGCGCAATATTGCATTATTTATGaataacaatattttttatggcaATATAAGTGCTTATGGGAAGTATATTTTAGTATAGATagatttcatatttttatgtgtataatatgtacaaattatcataagggaaaaatttttattttcttataAAAAGTGAACCCCATTTATTTAATTACGACATATATGTCATGTTTCATGTTTCATATTTCatggtttatggtttagggttcatgtgtttagtgttcaggggttgagaaattttattttattgtttaCAGGTTTCACGTTTTATGGTTtgtggtttagggtttgttGTTTTGAGATTTAATACATGTATTTTTAGGTAGGTAGAAATATTATGATTGTTTACATTTAGAGTTTCACGTTTTacgatttagggtttagggtttttattttatagtgccaattttttggaaatttcTATGTTGTATTAGTTAGGTTGATAATTGAGAGGATTCAGGGAGTTTATGATTTCATGTATGCATTTATTACAATTCACGATCATATATAGTAAATGTAGAAGTGTAATGTGCGCAGTTTCACTACGTTGCGTGCGCACGCATATGTACCTTTTCACTCCTTTTGACCAAGTGTGCTTTTTTGGATCCAATtgaaatgtataaaaaaggaatatatatatataattaaataattaaaaaaattaaatagtTGCATAGTTAAAGGGGGAGTGTGGAGGGTACATTTGTATTATGTGGTTATTTTACATTTAATACACTATGGCTAAAattattgaaattttttccttttttaattcatacGTAAAACAATGATGTGTGCGTGCAACGACTACGATGTCGTATaatattatacataattatataaggaaggagttCGTTACATTGAGAGCATTTGTGTaagtgggagaaaaaaaaaagaagggatggTGGTGGGGTCAAATTGCATGCATGACTTCCATTCAACTTCCCTCCCTAAGGGAAATATGAACtcttcttcacttccttttttttctttttctttttttttccttctttcatcaTCTCAAATGAATGATCATCTGGTACGATGATGAATGATCATCTAAGTGGTGATTAATCTGGTAGATGAACGAACACACaacaacttcttcttccagatGAACGAAGAACATCTTCTCAGATGAATGATCATCTGgtagatgaatgaacaacaacatcttcttccaGATGATAACGAACATCATCtcagatgaatgaacatccGTCTAGGTGTCCATTCCTCTAGACGATGAACTAGTGTATGGAATAGCATATTCTGATGGATTGGTTGTTGAACCTTCTGTTGCGGTGGAATAAGTTTCCCTTGAAGCTTCTGTGAATATTTCCGAATTGCGCCTGGTGGCaggtgctcttttttttcttctatttcctcctctattattattgttgcttcttcctcctccaaagaggGTGTTACTTATCaaagaaggtaaggaagtatactaaggaaaggaaaaaaaagggaagggtgggaaatttgtatatatgtgtgtatagtGTACAGtcttatttatgtgtatttttgtaGTCTTAAGTGTCCAATGtgataattacaattataattgtatgtactattactttatataataaggaaGCAATTAATGGAATTGCTACTACTACTGCTGCGCCTCCTCCAATAGCAGAAGGGATGGCAGTGGTAGGAAAGGTGCTTCCGGGGGAGGTGCTGTCCACTCCTCGGAGTGCCTGCGTTGAGGACTGCAGCTGTCCATCTTGACCTTCTGATACGCGTGCTGGTGCTCTACTGCTACCACTGGAAGATGATCCTCCTGCCTCTCCTGCACTACTGTCGGGACTATCCACATCCACTTTGGGACCTTTTATATCCACATCGGGAGCCTTTACTTCACCTTCCACTTTGGGCAATGATACATCTACGTCCCCTGAACCCTTCTCACTTCTACTAACTGATTCTGGTGTTGATAATGATGATGCTGGCCGTGCTGGTTGGGGAGGAGGTGGAGTGCACTTTAATTGTTGCGCTTTCGCGAATTCCCCATCCTCCTTACTTTGCTCCactttaaatttgtcacaataTTTATCATTGCCAATGGTAGGGCATTTTTGACTTAACGTTGTATATATTGAATTGGCTGTGTCATAAGAGGACTGACATTTATTATTAGTGCAATAAACACTACACTCCCCGTCATTCTTCAGCCTATGGTAGTCATAGTACCAATCAAATAGTGCTTTTGCCTGGTTGAAGCGTTCCTCTCTAATACCATGATACAGATTTTTACAGTTACATTTATACATGGAATCCTGCAGTTTCTCATAAATTGCCTTCATAACCATAGAGAGAGAGCCTCCTccctcaattttttccttatttattttatcacctaaccaataaaagaaaaatttataacgGTCACTACTGGACAAAGTAGCGAATTCTTCCCTCCCTGTTCCCTTACATGTTAAACAGTAGTTCCCTGGAATTTTATCGATCCAATCCCACTTATTCCCTCCGTATGACCCTAACCGTCCTTTTAATGCGCTTCCTAGGGTACTAatgttcccttttcttccgttGAGTTCACAACTTGTTTGCCCTACTCCTTGGTCTAATgcattgtatattttttgtgaaggtaagGTACTTGTGTCGGCGTCCTAAAGAAATATAGAATTGGTAACAGGAggaagtggaatatatacatagatgtgaatatattatcatgtgtacatttcttatatttctttattacaTTACGTATAGAGTattgtatttataatatttataaaatttcaaATAAGGGAAGTAACCTGTTGTTTTGCTGCAGGAGGTTTGCATGTCAATTCCTTGGGTTCGTTATATTCCcctctcttttctttttcccctttaaatTTAGGACAATAGGAATCTCCGCCAGCAGTTTTGCAATAATTACTAACTGTTGTATGTGTTGATTGGGCTTTCTCGAAGGGtgcattacatttttctttattattgcAATACTCGCTACACATTGCTTGGTCGTGTAATTTAGTATAGTTATAGAACCAATCGAATAGTATTTTAGCATTTTCGAACTTGTCCTTCAAAAGATTAGGGTATAAATTATTACAATCACATCTGCCCATGGAATCCTGCAGTTTCTCATAAATTTTCGTCATAACCGATGAAAAATGGGATTCCTGATGCAATTCCCCTATTACTttttcacctaaccaataataaaataaggcAAAACGTTCATCATCGCCCAAGGAAGTGAAATTTCCTCCCCCAGTCCCTTTACATGCGTAACAATAGTTACTTACAATTTTATCGAT
It includes:
- a CDS encoding KIR protein, giving the protein MKEQTKLSCIYDQNYCNVNTLPSRKVYAAFEQKNGKHHQCDNISTWIQGIEEILGDNLRMGAYSTVSLELIAGAWCLLSKVSTENPPCKVGVLCDFFYFWLGDQLHGKLSGWNTSLPTIMQQIYTKLGGNNGPCSYGTIDNTNDGGFLQRRKKVFDYYYDYRTIWKQLMENDAPCSTAYGEYLKDAQDAYGRVQANCPTNNDDFCKEFWNKKFQNGTIPKPEDLKSKAASEQDLPPSDDEGDEKNLLSCLEVLSSKVATVPKETSSHLSPASPEVEGAAESSRSIAPIVSSTLAALGLPAAVFLLYKYTNLFSGIDGTFPKERNKRKRGSPVERHFNKSSVDDDDTLTTTEETSSTVDSSTITDSITEYSAPPSNRRRTNNRKGHQQQRQRKTNISYHNM